A segment of the Hallerella succinigenes genome:
TTTCAAGTGTGTTCACGCCCGGTTTGCACATTTCGCCTGCGCGGACGAGAGTTTCTGCGGCGAGGGCGCCTGCGGAACGGATCAGTTCGATTTCTTTTTTTGTCTTGACCTTGATTCTAGACATTTAGTTTGTCCCTTCTTGTTCTCGCTTGAATTTTTTCTTGTCATCTTCTTTCCAATAGAACTTGTCGAGAAGATAAGCGAGAACTTCCTTGTCTTCCGGGTTGGATGCCAATTCGTCTACGAGAGGCAGGAATCGGCGTAGGCGTTCCTTCTTCATTTGTCCGAGCACGCGCTTTTCGCGGTCGAGTTCAGCGGCTGCGCGCTGACGGATGCGGTTTGCGAGCTCTTCTTCCGTAATTGCCGGCATTTTGATAAACTGGATGCCGAAATCCACGGCTGTTTTTTGAAGTTCAATTTCTTCCACGGGCGTGATGAGAGAAATGGCGACGCCGCTACGACCGGCACGTGCGGTACGTCCACTGCGATGCACGTAAACTTCGTGATCGTCCGGGTGGTCGTATATGATGACGTGGGTAACGTGGGTGACGTCGATACCGCGTGCGGCAACGTCCGTGCAAATCAAAATGTTGAGTTTTTTGTTGCGGAAGGCAGCGAGCGTTTTTTCACGCAGCTTCTGTGAGATGTCACCGGAAAGCGCTCCGACGCTGAAGCCGTAATTAGAAAGCACCTGTTCAAGGTAGCTCACGTCGCGCTTCATGTTGCAGAAAATCATGCAGCTGTCCGGATTTTCCAATTCGAGCACCTTGATCGTCATCTTGTCCTTGTCCATCACATCGCACATGTAGTAGCGGTGTTCCAGATTGTTTGCGATGACCTTGTCGTAGCTTAGGGAGAGGAATCCGGCATTCTTGCGCTGGAATTCTCGGGCAAGGCTCTTCACCGTTTGCGGAATCGTTGCACTGAACATGGTGCAGGCGATATCCTTTGGCAAGTAACGGCGAATGCGTTGCATGTCCGGGTAGAATCCCATGGAGAGCATTTCGTCCGCCTCGTCCATGATGAGGTCGCGGACGGAAAGAAAGTCGACATTCCCGCGCTGGGCGTGGTCCAAAAGACGGCCCGGAGTCGCGACGATAATGTGGACGCCTTCGCGGAGAGTGCGGAGCTGCGGTTCGTAACCGACACCACCGAAGATGGCGACTGACTTGATGCCTGTGCCTTCGGCGAGCTTTTCAATTTCTTCTTCAACCTGCTGAGCGAGTTCACGCGTCGGAACAAGAATCAAGGCTTGCGGGAATTTGTGTTCACGGACGATCACCTGGATCAGCGGAAGAACGAATGCGCCGGTCTTTCCCGACCCCGTCTTGGATTGGACGAGCATATCGCGGGCGGCGAGCATGTACGGCATTGTCTTGCGCTGCACGGGCATCAGGTCCGACCAACCGTGCTTTTCGAGAGTCGCCTTGAGGTCGGCGGGCAAATCGTTAAAGGTGTAATCCGGAAGTTTGTTTTCGGGTTCCACAATGTGGACCGGATTTAAAAACGGATTCATCGGTTCTTGGGCAGCCTGTTCTGCGGCAGAATTTTGAGAAATTTCTTCACTCATAGCACAAGCAAAGCTAGAAAAAAGAATTCTAGCCAACATAAAAAAGATTCCCGAAATGCTTCGGGAATATCTTTGCTTCATTTGTAGGAGCTTTGATTACGATTTTAAGGAGGATTCGTAATCGGCGAGAGCCTTTTCGATCGGCGGAATCACCTGGTCTGCAATCTTTTCAAAGAAGAGACACTGGGTCTTGATGGTGACATCGCGATGACGGGCTGCATGCTCTTTGATCCAATCGGATACGGCGGTTTGGCGCTCTTTGTTCGTGTCTGCAATCGCTTCCTTGATGGATTGGCTTTGACCTTCCATGTAGCGGCGCATGTCGATGGGCATCTGTTTATAATAAAGATAAAGCTTCAAAATCTGATGCATGTCCAAGGCTTCAAGAAACTGTTTCATCTTCTCTTGCTTGAAGGCATAAAGATCGGCGATATTGTTCAGAATATACGGAAGAAAGAGCTGTTTCAAATAGTCCAGCTTGCCTTCTGCATAGGCTTTGTCAAAGTCGCGAAAAATCTTGCTTTGCTTGCATTCGTAGTCGCTAGAATCTTCCATGGTATCAAATCTATCTCTAAGTGCGTGGGATTAATCTTTTTTCAAAACTAAAAATGCAAAATTTTCAAATTTCGTGCGTTTTGTCACATCGGAATTCAGTCGAATTAGACCGTTTGTTCCTGGATGCAGGGCGTCGATAGATTCGTTTTTCACGTTTTTCAAGTCGGCTATCGACACTTCTTCGTGGTTTTCCGGGTCAAGCCAGCAGAGCCTCGAGTTGCGCTCGATCTTATTTTTGATCTGTACAAAAACAGAACCGTCCGCTTCAATGTGGTCAATCTGTGCGGCGACGGCGCCTGTTTTGGAAGGTTCCTGCGTCGCTTCGTAATTCTGCGGCAGAGGACCTTTGAAAAATCCCGGCATGCGGCCGCGGCTGTCCGTGTCGGAAATCAGTTCGCGGGATTCCTGAGGAATGGGTTCGCCTTTCATCGCGGCGTCGATCGCTTTGCGGTAGGCGTGCACGACAGAAGAAAGGTAATAGACGCTGCGCGTTCTGCCTTCGATCTTAAAACTCGAAAGTTGTGCGTTGACGAGGTCCGGAATGGAGTCGAGGGCGCAAAGGTCTCGGCTGCTCATAAAGTATGTTCCCCATCTGTCTTCGTCGAGCCCGATGAGTTCTGCGGCACGGCCTTCGGTGGCGTTTGTGCGTTCAAGGAAGAATTCTCCCACGTGGGCCTGGTAGTCGTCGGACTGGACTTCGGGGTTTGCGTAAAGGCGGTACGGCATGCGGCAAGAGTTGTTGCACATGCCCTGGTTAGCGTCGCGGTGCGTCGTCCAGTTGCTGAGCATGCAGCGTCCGGACATCGCCATGCAAACATTGCCATGAACAAAAACTTCGAGTTCAAGTCCAGGACATTTTTCCTTGATTTCAAGGATTTCGCCCAGGCGGAGTTCGCGGGAAAGAATGATGCGGGAAACGCCCATCGACTGCCAGAATTGGGCGGTCAAGTAGTTTGTCGTGTTCGCCTGCACAGACAGGTGGATGGGAATTTCCGGGCATTCTTTGTGAATGAACTGGATGATTCCCGGATCGGCGACGATCAAAGCGTCTGGGCCGAGTTTGCAAGCTTCGAGGAGCGCCTTTTGGAATGGAGCGACCTTGGAGTTGCGCGAAATGACGTTGCTTGTCAAATGGAAACGCTTGCCCTTGGCATGGCAGATTTCGATGCCCTTGGCGAGATCGTCCAAGGAGCGGAAACCGTTTTCACGGGCGCGAAGCGAGAATGCCGGTTGCCCAGCATAGACCGCATCTGCACCGTAGGCGAGCGCGTATTCCATGCGTTTTAAATCGCCTGCCGGCGCTAAAAGTTCGGGCTTGTAAGAGCTTACCATTTGAAACCTAACCGCGTATAAATTTTTTCATCGTTGAAAAGGGTCAATTCAAGCATGTAGAAGAAGTAGTCGCCGTCATAGCTGATCGCCGGGGAAAGCGAGTACTTCATCTTGGCTCCGTCGAGGAACTTTTTGGGAAGCTTGTAATGGTTTGATGTCGGAGTTGTATCGTTCACGGCGCTGCCGTAGTCGGTGCCCTTCCAAAGCCACGTGTTGCGCAGGTTCACGTTGATGCGTTTGGCGAATCTGCCGTACAAGGCAAAGTCGATCGTTTGGCTATTTGGACCGTTCGGGTTGCCGAGAGGTTCGCCGAGGTGGGCCGCCTGAGCCGTGTTCGAATGGAAGTGGCTGTATACATAAGGCTCGACGCGAGCGTATTCCGCAAGGGCGCCTGCTTCGAGCTTGTAGCCGTGGATGTCGAAATCCTTGCCGATTTGTGCACCGGCCATCCAAGCCCACTTGGCTTCGATGTTGTCGTTCTTGAGAAGGCTGATCGGGCTTTCAAAATCGTCGATGTAGAATTCCGTGTAGATTCTTGCGAGGTTGAACAGACGGTAGTTGGCATCGAAGGCAAGAGCTCCGTTGTTATTGTCTTCGGAAAAGTTTCCCTTTTCCATGAAAAGCGGGACAATCGGAACAAAAAGCCACGGCTTGTTTTCGTTGTAGAGAATCTGGGTTTCGCTCATACCGAGAACGAGGTCGCCGAGGTTCAACTCGTAACGGTGTGCGTAAAGGTTTCGGTCATTCGTGTTCTTATTGCTCATGCTGTTCGGGTAAATGCGCAGGTCACCGTACAAGCTGATGACGGAAAGCGGACCGACGTGGAATTCAAACGAGAGCGTGTTATATGGAAGCGCATATTGGTTGAGAGTCAGGTTGTTGTAGTAACCCGGACCGAAGTGGAAAACGTCGCGGGCGAGCATGAGACGTCCAAAGCCGAGGTTGGCTGCAATCATGCCGCGGTAACGGGCGTAACTTGCGTATTCAACACCGCTGTTGTTTTCTTCCTTTTGAAATTCAACGAATTCCTTGTCGAAGGATTTCGGGTAGTTGGCGGAATGGCTTTCCACATAAATGCGGGCGTCGAGCATGAATTCCACGGAATCGCGGTAGCCGCGCAAATAAAGTCCTCCGTCGAGGCCCGGCCAGATTGTGTCGCCAAGGGTTTCGCCTCCGCGATAATCCATGCCGCCGACAAGGCTTGCCGCAATCGCTTGCCGATTGTCTTTATAACCGAGTACGGCACGCCCATCGTTTGCGTCAAAATTCTTGCGCCAGTTTGAGTCACGACGCGGATAGTAGAACATCTGTTCCGCATCGGTGGTCGTTTGACGGTGCAATTCAAAGAGCAACGGCGTCGTTTCTAGCTGTTTTAGATTGCGCATGTGTTCGCTAGAAATAATGGGCGATGCGGCGCTTGCACTTGAAACGTCCAATGCGGCGACCGCGAGGATACTTCCAACCGTGCGAAGACTCATTTTTAAAAAGCGACGAAAAATCATACCCTTAAAATTAGAAAAGAAAACTTTTCCGACGAAAAAAGGGATTTAAGTGTGTCCAAAAATGGCAAAAGGAGAATTTCGTTTATTTGGAATAACATAAATCGCAGAACGGGATTTTGCGAAATCTTGAAAAAGGACTTCTAGGGCCCCGAAAAAGGGTAAAAAATCGGATTCTGCGAATTTCTTGGTCGAAGAATTCTATCTTGAAGCGCATGGAAATTTTCGGACGAAAGGGAAAGTTTTTTTTGGCGGCGGAGATAGCCCTGTGCGCGTCTCAGGCTTTGGCTTCGGAAACATCCGCTTTTATTGGAACGAAAATCTCTGCTGGCTTTTACGGTGCGCCGAAGGCAAGCGTTTTTGCGACGGATACGGTGGACCATTTTAGTTCTAGTTGGCTCGCCCTTCAAATTCCGCTCGAAACCGGTCGCCAGTACGAGCAGACGATTGAGCCGTTCTTTAGCCTTTTTATCGGCGGCACTTACGAAGACTTTTCTATTTACTTCGACTTTCCGTTGCGCAAGGATATTGAAGCGTGGTATGAAGACGATCTGGCCACGAATACGACGATTGTGCCAGACAATTTGGACATTAACGTGCCGACGAATGCCTATGCAAAATGGGATTACGGAGTCGGTTTTGTGCAGGCGGGGCGCTTTAAGCCGGAGCTTGGACCGAGTCCGAATTCTTTGACCTTGGGCGGCGCTCCTTACCACGACGCGTTCCTTTGGAAATTTTGCCCGGGGTTTCTCCGCTACGACTTCTTTTTGAGCTCGTTGAATGCGCATTTGCATGGGACTCCGGATGTGGTCGGCGGGAAAGTAGATTCGACGACAGAAGTCTGGAAACAGGCGAATCTGCAAATCGACAATCAGCGCAAGCGTCAGTACACGGATCCGTACAAGACGTTGGTCTATCACCGCTTAGGTGTGGACTTTAAGCACTTTTGGTTCTATGTCATTGAGCAGTCGGTGATCGGCGGAAAACAGGTGGAATTCCGCACCCTGAATCCGTTCATG
Coding sequences within it:
- a CDS encoding DEAD/DEAH box helicase, which produces MSEEISQNSAAEQAAQEPMNPFLNPVHIVEPENKLPDYTFNDLPADLKATLEKHGWSDLMPVQRKTMPYMLAARDMLVQSKTGSGKTGAFVLPLIQVIVREHKFPQALILVPTRELAQQVEEEIEKLAEGTGIKSVAIFGGVGYEPQLRTLREGVHIIVATPGRLLDHAQRGNVDFLSVRDLIMDEADEMLSMGFYPDMQRIRRYLPKDIACTMFSATIPQTVKSLAREFQRKNAGFLSLSYDKVIANNLEHRYYMCDVMDKDKMTIKVLELENPDSCMIFCNMKRDVSYLEQVLSNYGFSVGALSGDISQKLREKTLAAFRNKKLNILICTDVAARGIDVTHVTHVIIYDHPDDHEVYVHRSGRTARAGRSGVAISLITPVEEIELQKTAVDFGIQFIKMPAITEEELANRIRQRAAAELDREKRVLGQMKKERLRRFLPLVDELASNPEDKEVLAYLLDKFYWKEDDKKKFKREQEGTN
- a CDS encoding U32 family peptidase — encoded protein: MVSSYKPELLAPAGDLKRMEYALAYGADAVYAGQPAFSLRARENGFRSLDDLAKGIEICHAKGKRFHLTSNVISRNSKVAPFQKALLEACKLGPDALIVADPGIIQFIHKECPEIPIHLSVQANTTNYLTAQFWQSMGVSRIILSRELRLGEILEIKEKCPGLELEVFVHGNVCMAMSGRCMLSNWTTHRDANQGMCNNSCRMPYRLYANPEVQSDDYQAHVGEFFLERTNATEGRAAELIGLDEDRWGTYFMSSRDLCALDSIPDLVNAQLSSFKIEGRTRSVYYLSSVVHAYRKAIDAAMKGEPIPQESRELISDTDSRGRMPGFFKGPLPQNYEATQEPSKTGAVAAQIDHIEADGSVFVQIKNKIERNSRLCWLDPENHEEVSIADLKNVKNESIDALHPGTNGLIRLNSDVTKRTKFENFAFLVLKKD